One part of the Bacillus sp. FJAT-27916 genome encodes these proteins:
- a CDS encoding M42 family metallopeptidase has product MKADGQEIYGYIKDLVSIPSPTGYTEEAIRYTENFLNTCGIGNKRTNKGALLATIKGQDDSKHRFLTAHVDTLGAMVKEIKPSGRLKLTMIGGFRWNACEGEYCKIHTADGNVYTGTILLNQTSVHVYQKMSEVKRDDDHMEVRIDAITKSKSDTQALGIEVGDFVSFEPRAELAGDGFLKSRHLDDKASVGILLYLIKQLKEQNIALPYTTHFLISNNEEIGYGGNSNIPDETVEYLAVDMGAIGDGQTTDEYSVSICAKDSSGPYHYGLRQHLVKLAQEHDIDYRVDIYPFYGSDASAAIRAGYDIVHGLIGPGIDASHAFERTHISSIEHTANLIWHYLQSELVV; this is encoded by the coding sequence ATGAAAGCAGACGGTCAAGAGATATACGGCTACATAAAAGATTTGGTTTCCATTCCAAGCCCGACTGGCTATACGGAAGAGGCCATTCGTTATACAGAGAACTTTCTGAATACATGCGGAATTGGAAACAAACGGACGAATAAAGGGGCCTTGCTTGCGACAATTAAAGGCCAAGATGATTCTAAACACCGCTTCCTGACAGCCCATGTGGATACTTTGGGAGCAATGGTCAAGGAAATCAAACCAAGCGGGCGTTTAAAGCTGACGATGATCGGCGGCTTTCGCTGGAATGCCTGTGAGGGAGAATACTGCAAGATTCATACAGCAGACGGTAATGTGTACACAGGAACGATTTTACTAAACCAAACCTCTGTCCACGTTTACCAGAAAATGAGTGAAGTGAAACGCGACGATGACCATATGGAAGTTCGGATTGATGCGATCACCAAATCAAAATCAGATACGCAAGCACTCGGTATTGAGGTCGGTGATTTTGTCTCATTTGAGCCTCGGGCAGAGCTTGCTGGGGACGGCTTCTTAAAGTCAAGGCATCTGGATGACAAAGCGAGTGTCGGCATCCTACTCTACTTGATAAAACAACTGAAGGAACAAAACATCGCCCTTCCATACACTACCCATTTCCTTATTTCCAATAATGAAGAAATCGGCTATGGCGGAAACTCTAATATTCCGGACGAAACTGTTGAGTATTTAGCTGTGGATATGGGCGCAATTGGAGACGGCCAAACAACGGACGAGTATAGCGTATCCATCTGCGCGAAGGATTCAAGCGGTCCTTATCATTATGGCCTGCGCCAGCATCTTGTCAAATTAGCCCAGGAGCATGATATTGATTACCGTGTTGATATATATCCTTTTTATGGATCTGATGCCTCCGCTGCCATCCGGGCCGGGTATGATATCGTTCATGGATTAATCGGACCGGGGATTGACGCCTCTCATGCGTTTGAGCGCACACATATCAGTTCCATTGAACATACGGCCAATTTGATTTGGCATTATTTGCAGTCAGAGCTAGTCGTCTGA
- a CDS encoding methionine biosynthesis PLP-dependent protein: protein MTAWKIETVLAQIGNRSETQTGTVNTPVYFSTAYRHEGIGQSTGYDYTRTGNPTREVLEKAIAALEGGEQGFAYSSGMAAIHALLTLFEPGDEILVSADLYGGTYRLFEKTWKKYGITFVQCQSYRDFAESISSQTKAFFIETPTNPLMQEIDIRAIADLSQENNLLLIVDNTFYTPILQRPLELGADIVVHSATKYIAGHNDVLAGLIVAKGEDVCQKLDEYQNATGAILSPFDSWLVMRGMKTLSLRMKQHEENAGKIAAFLQEREEVIDVLYPGKGGMISFRLQSEKWVNHFLKSLGVITFAESLGGVESLMTYPATQTHADIPEEVRIAGGVCNRLLRFSVGIEHADDLIADLKNAFEAVSSKQVQA, encoded by the coding sequence ATGACCGCATGGAAGATTGAAACAGTATTAGCCCAAATCGGCAATCGAAGTGAAACACAAACAGGTACGGTGAACACGCCCGTTTATTTCTCGACCGCATACAGGCATGAGGGGATTGGACAATCAACAGGCTATGACTATACCAGGACAGGAAATCCGACCCGAGAGGTTTTGGAAAAGGCCATCGCGGCCCTTGAAGGCGGTGAGCAAGGCTTTGCCTATAGTTCTGGCATGGCAGCCATCCATGCTTTGCTCACATTATTCGAACCGGGTGATGAGATCCTTGTTTCAGCTGATTTATATGGAGGTACATATCGTTTATTCGAAAAAACATGGAAGAAATACGGCATCACTTTTGTTCAATGCCAGTCCTATAGAGATTTTGCTGAATCCATTTCAAGTCAGACAAAAGCCTTTTTTATTGAAACACCGACAAACCCTTTAATGCAGGAAATCGATATCCGGGCAATTGCTGATTTAAGTCAAGAGAATAACCTCCTTTTGATTGTTGATAATACTTTTTACACACCAATCTTGCAGCGTCCGCTTGAACTCGGTGCTGATATTGTTGTTCACAGTGCGACAAAATATATTGCCGGTCATAATGATGTTCTTGCTGGCCTCATTGTCGCAAAGGGAGAGGATGTCTGCCAAAAGCTTGATGAATATCAAAATGCAACAGGGGCCATCCTTTCGCCATTTGATTCCTGGCTTGTCATGAGAGGAATGAAGACATTGAGCCTCCGCATGAAGCAGCATGAGGAGAACGCTGGGAAAATCGCGGCTTTCTTACAGGAGCGGGAGGAGGTCATCGATGTCCTCTATCCGGGAAAAGGCGGCATGATTTCGTTTAGGCTTCAATCTGAGAAATGGGTCAATCACTTCCTGAAAAGCCTTGGTGTCATCACCTTCGCTGAGAGTCTTGGAGGGGTTGAAAGCCTTATGACCTACCCGGCTACACAAACGCATGCCGATATCCCGGAGGAGGTCCGCATAGCAGGTGGTGTTTGTAACCGGCTGCTCCGCTTCTCCGTTGGTATCGAACATGCTGATGATTTAATTGCCGACCTGAAGAACGCCTTTGAAGCGGTTAGCAGCAAACAAGTGCAAGCATAA
- a CDS encoding cysteine hydrolase family protein, with amino-acid sequence MRLKALINIDYTYDFVADEGRLTCGEPGQRIEDYIVSLTEEFIKRKDYVVFAIDVHEENDPYHPETKLFPPHNIRFTAGRDLFGNLQNVYNRNKDEDHVLWIDKTRYSAFAGTDLDIKLRERGITELHLVGVCTDICVLHTAVDAYNKGYKIIVHKDGVASFNEAGHQWALGHFEQTLGADVL; translated from the coding sequence ATTCGGTTGAAGGCGCTGATTAATATCGATTATACATACGACTTTGTGGCAGATGAGGGAAGATTGACCTGCGGTGAGCCAGGGCAGCGAATTGAGGATTATATTGTTTCATTGACAGAAGAATTCATTAAACGGAAGGATTATGTCGTATTTGCCATTGATGTGCATGAAGAGAATGATCCTTACCACCCGGAAACGAAATTGTTCCCGCCCCATAATATCCGTTTCACTGCTGGCAGAGATTTATTTGGAAATCTGCAAAATGTGTATAATAGGAACAAGGACGAAGACCATGTCCTTTGGATTGACAAGACGCGTTATTCTGCTTTCGCCGGCACGGACCTTGATATCAAGCTTCGTGAGCGGGGAATCACCGAGCTTCATTTAGTCGGGGTTTGTACAGATATTTGTGTCCTCCATACAGCGGTGGATGCTTACAATAAAGGCTACAAGATTATCGTCCATAAAGATGGAGTGGCAAGCTTCAATGAGGCCGGCCATCAATGGGCTCTTGGCCATTTTGAACAAACACTTGGAGCAGATGTTTTATAA
- a CDS encoding nicotinate phosphoribosyltransferase: MKHYQDDSFALHTDLYQINMMETYFRDGIHNRKAVFDVYFRRNPFGNGYAVFAGLERVITYIKELRFTDTDIEYLRNEVGYADDFLSYLKELKFTGTIRSMKEGELVFENEPLMRIEAPLAQAQLVETAILNVVNYQTLIATKASRLTMVADGDPLFEFGTRRAQETEAAIWGTRAAFIGGFQATSNVRAGKLFGIPVVGTHAHALVQTYRDEYTAFKKYAESHYDCTFLVDTYDTLRSGVPTAIKVAKEMGDKIKFKAIRLDSGDLAYLSKKARIMLDEAGYTDTMITASNDLDEVTILNLKAQGAKIDMWGVGTKLITAYDQPALGAVYKMVSIEDDNGRMADTIKISGNPEKVTTPGMKNVYRIINRETKKSEGDYITLDGENPQEEKILTMFHPVHTFICKEVTDFEAVPLHETIFENGELKYKTPELTDIQKFAHDNLSLLWDEYKRFLNPEKYPVDLSPKCWENKRVLIQEVQDQVRRNREIVKNWENE, translated from the coding sequence ATGAAACACTATCAAGATGACAGCTTTGCGTTACATACAGATCTATACCAAATTAATATGATGGAAACATACTTCCGGGATGGCATCCATAACAGAAAAGCCGTCTTTGACGTTTACTTTAGACGTAACCCATTTGGGAACGGCTATGCCGTTTTTGCAGGACTTGAGCGTGTCATTACGTATATTAAAGAGCTGCGTTTTACAGACACTGATATTGAATATTTACGTAATGAAGTAGGTTATGCTGATGACTTCCTGTCCTACCTTAAGGAACTAAAATTTACAGGAACAATTAGAAGCATGAAGGAAGGGGAGCTCGTATTTGAGAATGAGCCTCTTATGCGTATTGAAGCCCCGCTAGCTCAGGCACAGCTTGTTGAGACGGCTATCCTCAATGTCGTCAACTACCAGACATTGATTGCAACAAAGGCCTCAAGGCTCACCATGGTAGCCGATGGCGATCCATTATTTGAGTTTGGGACAAGAAGAGCTCAGGAAACCGAAGCGGCCATTTGGGGGACACGCGCGGCCTTTATCGGCGGATTCCAAGCGACAAGCAATGTCCGCGCAGGTAAATTATTCGGCATACCAGTCGTAGGAACGCATGCCCATGCCCTTGTCCAAACCTATCGTGACGAATACACAGCCTTCAAGAAATACGCGGAATCCCATTATGACTGCACCTTCCTCGTCGACACCTATGACACATTACGCTCAGGTGTACCGACAGCCATCAAGGTTGCCAAGGAAATGGGTGACAAGATTAAATTCAAAGCCATCCGCCTAGACAGCGGCGACTTAGCTTACCTATCTAAAAAAGCAAGAATCATGCTGGATGAAGCCGGCTATACCGACACGATGATCACCGCCTCTAATGACCTGGATGAAGTAACTATTCTCAACCTGAAAGCCCAAGGTGCCAAAATTGACATGTGGGGAGTCGGTACAAAGCTCATCACTGCTTATGACCAGCCGGCATTAGGTGCTGTTTACAAAATGGTCAGCATTGAAGATGATAACGGAAGAATGGCTGACACCATCAAAATCAGCGGAAACCCTGAAAAAGTTACAACACCAGGGATGAAAAACGTTTACCGTATCATCAACCGTGAAACCAAAAAATCCGAGGGGGACTACATCACCCTAGACGGCGAAAACCCGCAGGAAGAAAAAATATTGACTATGTTCCATCCAGTGCACACCTTCATCTGCAAGGAAGTCACCGACTTCGAAGCCGTGCCGCTGCATGAAACTATTTTCGAAAACGGCGAACTGAAATATAAAACACCAGAGCTCACTGATATCCAGAAATTTGCCCATGATAACCTCTCCTTGCTATGGGATGAATACAAACGTTTCTTGAATCCGGAGAAATACCCGGTTGACCTCAGTCCAAAATGCTGGGAAAACAAGCGTGTCCTTATTCAGGAAGTACAGGATCAGGTTAGACGGAACCGAGAGATTGTTAAGAACTGGGAAAATGAATAG
- a CDS encoding helix-turn-helix domain-containing protein, translating to MNVGSLIKYYRTKQGMTQSELVEGICSVPHLSKIENNGKEANEQTIDLLLNRLGANLKEVQQKNGMIEELLDEWIHNINYLQVDKARGLYERLSELSGFIAYTPHLYLYELYKLRYYLLVREIEEAKLHYKWLEKHKKNFSYQELYLFHYYHAICLIVQNKYRQANDVLDDLVLSQGEGVNASGDVYYHLALVKCHIEQPGYAIFYGKHALTSFTADYNIKRMLHTLMIMGISYTDSNIHEVALDCYKHLERNAEILGEMDMLALTYHNIGYLKQKMGNLAEARDYFKKALDSGIDDAYSYMVSLYAYAETSYYLEDYVVAKESFDQLKKNAARSNTKIYQILPNYYLYMMEGEEERAIRYLEDYTLPFLYDKELSFTDIRSVNKILADYYKKEGKFKEALQYTYME from the coding sequence ATGAATGTTGGTTCGCTGATTAAATATTATCGAACAAAGCAGGGAATGACACAAAGTGAACTGGTGGAAGGCATTTGCTCGGTACCTCATCTTAGCAAAATCGAGAATAATGGGAAGGAGGCGAATGAACAAACCATTGATTTGCTTTTGAATAGGCTTGGCGCGAATTTGAAGGAAGTGCAACAAAAGAATGGGATGATAGAGGAGCTGCTCGATGAGTGGATCCATAATATCAATTATTTGCAGGTAGATAAAGCAAGAGGACTATATGAACGGCTTTCAGAGCTGTCAGGCTTTATTGCTTATACGCCGCATCTCTATTTGTACGAGCTTTATAAGCTAAGGTATTATCTTTTGGTGCGCGAGATTGAGGAGGCGAAGCTGCATTATAAGTGGCTTGAGAAGCATAAGAAGAATTTCTCCTACCAAGAGTTGTACCTATTTCACTACTATCATGCCATTTGTTTGATTGTCCAGAATAAGTATCGTCAAGCGAATGATGTTTTGGATGATTTGGTCCTTTCTCAAGGGGAGGGTGTCAATGCCTCTGGTGATGTGTACTATCATTTGGCTCTCGTCAAATGTCATATTGAACAGCCGGGCTACGCCATTTTTTACGGTAAGCATGCTTTGACCTCTTTTACAGCTGACTATAATATTAAGCGAATGCTCCATACGCTGATGATAATGGGAATCAGTTATACGGATTCTAATATCCATGAGGTGGCGCTGGATTGCTATAAGCATCTCGAACGGAATGCAGAGATTCTTGGAGAAATGGATATGCTGGCACTCACGTATCACAATATCGGGTATTTGAAGCAGAAGATGGGGAATTTGGCAGAAGCACGAGATTACTTCAAGAAGGCATTGGATTCGGGGATAGATGATGCCTACTCGTACATGGTCAGCTTGTATGCCTATGCAGAAACATCTTATTATCTTGAGGATTATGTTGTGGCAAAAGAAAGCTTTGACCAATTAAAAAAGAATGCTGCTCGATCAAACACGAAAATCTATCAAATTCTCCCGAACTATTATTTATACATGATGGAGGGGGAAGAGGAGAGAGCCATTCGATATTTAGAAGATTATACCCTTCCTTTTTTATACGATAAGGAGCTGAGCTTTACAGATATTAGGTCGGTTAATAAAATTTTAGCTGATTATTATAAAAAAGAAGGAAAGTTTAAAGAAGCGCTGCAATATACTTATATGGAATAA
- a CDS encoding S8 family peptidase: MKSKRLISTVVLSLAMVFSGASFSSAAEMGKAPKESVQKETIRVLIKGSQSERAQAKKDMGVHHDFNGQGFTVDVSEKEYEKLVKNNDIEVKKVPEFKIAATNQLKATSSPTTRVPWGIKAIYNNSSLTSTSGGSGIKVAVLDTGVLKTHKDLSSNVEQCKDFTTSSTYVNNSCADRNGHGTHVAGTVLGNGGGGTGVYGVAPQAKLWAYKVLTDSGSGYSDDIAAAIRHAADQATSTGSKLIISMSLGSSANDSLISSAVTYAQGKGVLIIAAAGNSGSAANTIGYPGALANVVAVAALENVQANGTYRVANYSSRGNPNTDGDYVIGVKDIEVSAPGSAVESTWYTGGYNTISGTSMATPHVSGLAAKIWASNTGYTANQVRTVLQNRAKANDILGGVGAAVGDDYASGFGFPRVQ; encoded by the coding sequence ATGAAGTCAAAAAGATTAATCAGTACGGTCGTGTTGAGTTTGGCAATGGTGTTCAGTGGAGCATCCTTCTCATCAGCAGCAGAAATGGGGAAGGCTCCGAAAGAGTCAGTTCAGAAGGAAACAATCCGGGTCCTTATTAAGGGATCTCAAAGTGAACGGGCACAGGCGAAGAAAGATATGGGTGTCCATCATGATTTCAACGGCCAAGGCTTTACAGTCGATGTCTCTGAAAAAGAGTATGAGAAGCTAGTCAAAAATAATGACATCGAAGTCAAGAAAGTACCAGAATTCAAGATTGCCGCGACCAACCAATTAAAGGCAACGTCAAGTCCTACCACTCGCGTACCTTGGGGAATAAAAGCCATTTATAATAATAGTTCACTAACGTCTACTTCGGGTGGTAGCGGCATAAAGGTCGCTGTATTGGATACAGGTGTTCTGAAAACACATAAGGATTTATCGTCCAATGTGGAGCAATGTAAAGATTTTACGACTAGCAGCACATACGTGAATAATTCTTGTGCTGACCGAAATGGACATGGTACACACGTAGCTGGTACCGTTCTTGGTAATGGCGGAGGAGGCACAGGGGTATATGGTGTTGCTCCACAAGCGAAGCTATGGGCCTATAAGGTTCTAACGGACAGCGGCTCTGGATATTCTGATGATATTGCAGCTGCTATCAGACATGCGGCCGACCAAGCCACATCGACAGGTTCGAAGCTGATTATCTCCATGTCACTCGGTTCTAGCGCAAATGATTCCTTGATCTCAAGCGCGGTAACGTATGCACAAGGAAAAGGGGTTCTTATCATTGCGGCTGCAGGCAACAGCGGTTCTGCTGCCAATACAATCGGCTACCCTGGTGCACTTGCGAATGTCGTAGCAGTAGCAGCCCTTGAAAATGTACAAGCTAATGGCACATACCGTGTGGCAAATTATTCTTCCCGCGGAAATCCGAACACAGACGGTGACTATGTAATCGGCGTGAAAGATATTGAAGTCTCTGCTCCTGGTTCAGCTGTTGAATCTACTTGGTATACAGGCGGATACAACACAATCAGCGGTACATCCATGGCAACGCCTCATGTTTCCGGCTTAGCTGCGAAAATCTGGGCGTCTAACACTGGATATACAGCAAACCAAGTTCGCACTGTGCTTCAAAACAGGGCGAAAGCCAATGACATTTTGGGTGGAGTTGGCGCCGCAGTTGGCGATGATTATGCCTCTGGCTTCGGATTCCCTCGAGTCCAATAA
- a CDS encoding MFS transporter: MTRPKLWTKDFLLVASTNLFIFLCFYSLMVTLTVYTMDKFHTSASIAGLASSIFVIGAVLVRPLAGKKLALIGPKKMLVASLCVFFASTLLYFAADNLILLLGLRLIHGAAFGVSSTATGTIVAEIIPPSRRGEGMGYFAISTNIAMAIGPFIGLYISNAYEYTMVFTVSVVFAFFSLLASILLTYKQPALTKEQMESLKSNKLRDYFEFSAIPISITAGVIGFTYSSVLSHMTSFSAEINLAGAASFFFVIYAACLLITRPFTGRWFDIRGENFVIYPSLLLYAASLLLLGGTMNSAMLLFAGAIMGIGLGTFQSSAQTIAIKEAPPHRIGLATSTFFVMYDIGIGTGPFLQGLYIPHFGYRGLYFTMGAIAIVGIVMYYFAHGRTTEIKTTKPVWKDQVQ, translated from the coding sequence ATGACTAGACCCAAACTTTGGACGAAGGACTTCCTGCTCGTCGCCTCAACAAACTTATTTATCTTCCTATGCTTTTACAGCCTGATGGTCACACTTACGGTCTATACAATGGACAAGTTCCATACAAGTGCCAGCATCGCCGGGCTCGCTTCAAGTATATTTGTCATCGGAGCCGTCTTAGTACGTCCGCTGGCCGGAAAAAAACTTGCCCTTATTGGTCCGAAGAAAATGCTTGTCGCAAGCCTTTGCGTATTCTTTGCGTCAACCCTTTTATATTTTGCCGCTGATAACTTGATCCTCCTGTTAGGCTTAAGACTGATTCACGGCGCGGCATTTGGCGTCTCTTCCACCGCAACCGGCACCATTGTCGCTGAGATTATTCCCCCATCCAGAAGAGGGGAAGGGATGGGCTATTTTGCTATCAGCACAAATATCGCCATGGCTATTGGCCCCTTTATCGGGCTCTATATCAGCAATGCCTATGAATACACTATGGTCTTCACCGTGAGTGTAGTATTTGCCTTCTTCAGCCTGCTGGCCTCTATCCTTTTGACGTACAAGCAGCCCGCTCTCACCAAGGAACAGATGGAAAGCCTGAAAAGCAATAAGCTTCGCGACTACTTTGAATTCTCCGCTATCCCGATCTCCATCACAGCAGGAGTCATCGGCTTTACGTATTCAAGTGTCCTGTCTCACATGACATCATTTTCGGCGGAAATCAACTTAGCAGGCGCCGCAAGCTTTTTCTTTGTCATCTATGCAGCTTGCCTGCTGATCACAAGACCATTCACCGGCCGCTGGTTTGACATACGCGGGGAGAACTTCGTCATCTACCCTTCGCTATTATTATATGCCGCCAGCCTATTATTACTCGGCGGTACAATGAACAGCGCCATGCTGCTCTTTGCAGGAGCCATCATGGGCATCGGCCTGGGCACCTTTCAATCAAGCGCCCAGACAATTGCCATTAAAGAAGCACCGCCACACCGAATCGGCCTTGCTACATCAACCTTTTTCGTCATGTATGACATCGGCATCGGCACCGGACCATTCCTGCAAGGACTCTACATCCCGCACTTCGGCTACCGCGGGTTATACTTCACAATGGGGGCAATCGCCATTGTCGGAATTGTAATGTACTACTTCGCACACGGGCGAACAACCGAGATAAAAACAACCAAGCCAGTCTGGAAAGACCAGGTTCAATGA